In Vespa velutina chromosome 1, iVesVel2.1, whole genome shotgun sequence, the following proteins share a genomic window:
- the LOC124957366 gene encoding odorant receptor 13a-like, with translation MDIEHYVSINKKILQMVGFYPKNKVRSFFCILCMFPIIIPQIIQIYQDWNDLNIVLEISSVLLMILLGMSKTLVCTVNSSNVEILINFLLTDFWQYATNNLFYRNLEKYAIKAKNITKGYLFLIFNVLVVFFTLPLIDVFILKYKGMVGNNSNYFPFMALYPDSFYEFPLYEIVYVSQMIATSICGLLLLAIDTLIATAVIHTCGHFVTLQKSLNNINKNCNLAYQLRYQRKSSKKIIKNIKYQLMRNIKYHHIILRFCEIMEKNFSLILFLQTISSSLIICLVGIQVSNSGLTDGTKSMKYFSYLIMALSQLLLFCFPGDQLIYQSSMVSKTIYSIEWYQTSVPIKSEVCMMILRSQKPSYITAGKFYVMHLENFNAV, from the exons aTGGATATTGAACattatgtatctataaataagaaaattttacaaatggtTGGATTTTATCCAAAAAATAAAGTGAGGAGTTTTTTCTGTATATTATGCATGTTTCCTATTATTATACcacaaataatacaaatttatcaaGATTGGAACGATTTAAATATAGTTCTAGAAATCAG TTCAGTATTACTCATGATATTACTCGGTATGTCAAAAACACTAGTATGCACTGTAAATAGTTCTAATGTggaaattcttattaattttttattaacggaTTTTTGGCAATATgcaacaaataatttattttatagaaaccTAGAAAAATATGCAAT AAAAgctaaaaatattacaaaaggatatttgtttttaatatttaatgtctTGGTAGTATTTTTCACATTACCATTGATTGATGTATTTATTCTGAAATATAAAGGAATGGTTGGAAATAATTCCaactattttccttttatggCATTATATCCTGATTCCTTTTATGAATTCCCACTCTATGAG aTCGTTTATGTCTCTCAGATGATAGCAACTTCTATTTGTGGTCTTCTTTTACTTGCGATAGATACTTTGATAGCCACAGCTGTAATTCACACATGTGGTCATTTTGTAACATTGCAAAAAAGtctaaacaatataaataaaaattgtaaccTG gcGTATCAACTTCGGTATCAACGAAAGAGctcgaaaaaaattataaaaaatataaaatatcaattaatgcGAAATATTAAGTATCATCATATAATCCTTCg ATTTTGCgaaattatggaaaaaaattttagtctaatattatttttgcaaaCTATATCTAGTAGTCTGATAATCTGTCTAGTAGGCATACAAGTTAGTAat AGTGGTTTAACAGATGGTactaaatcaatgaaatactTTTCCTATTTAATCATGGCACTATctcaattgttattattttgttttcctgGTGATCAACTGATCTATcag AGTTCTATGGTTAGCAAAACTATATATTCCATTGAGTGGTATCAGACATCTGTCCCAATAAAGTCTGAAGTATGTATGATGATATTACGGAGTCAAAAACCAAGTTATATAACAGCTGGAAAATTTTATGTGATGCATTTAGAGAATTTTAATGCggtataa
- the LOC124954540 gene encoding actin-like protein 6B isoform X1 codes for MSGGMLYGGDEIGALVFDLGHHSLRVGYAQEDTPKAEIPAVVGIGEDANSTATKTEPMDIDDKKPDSNITQSGTKYYIDTTILHVPRKNMEVVSYMKDGMIEDWDHFEKVLDYTYSKVIQSDAEYHPVLFSESPWNVRSKREKLTELMFEKYNVPAYFLVKNAVLAAFANGRATGIVVDSGATHTSAVPVQDGFVLTQAIVKSPLGGDYISMQCRQFLQDNDIDLSPSYMVGSKEVVKDHDKPRWVKKKGLPEVTKSWHNYMVKKLIQDFQATVLQVSETPYDEKIVSTIPSVQYEFPTGYHQDFGSERFRIPEALFDPSMVQMRGGMVGNTMLGVGHIVTTSVGMCDVDVRPALYGSVVVTGGNSFIQGFPERLNRDLSMRIPSSMRLKLISANGCAERRFGAWIGGSILASIGTFQQMWISSQEYEESGKNQVERKCP; via the exons ATGTCAGGAGGAATGTTATACGGAGGAGATGAAATTGGAGCCTTAGTATTTGACTTAGGACATCATTCTTTGCGAGTTGGATATGCTCAGGAGGATACGCCAAAGGCTGAAATACCAGCAGTGGTAGGTATAGGAGAAGATGCAAATAGTACAGCTACCAAAACCGAACCTATGGacattgatgataaaaaacCAGATAGCAATATTACACAATCAGGGACCAAATATTACATCGACACAACGATTCTTCATGTCCCACGTAAAAATATGGAAGTTGTAAGCTATATGAAGGATGGTATGATCGAAGATTGGgatcattttgaaaaa GTATTGGATTATACATACTCTAAGGTTATTCAATCCGATGCAGAATATCATCCGGTATTATTTTCTGAATCTCCATGGAATGTGCgtagtaaaagagaaaaattaactGAATTAAtgttcgaaaaatataatgtaccagcatattttcttgtaaaaaaTGCTGTACTAGCTGCATTTGCAAATGGCAGAGCAACTGGTATCGTTGTTGATAGTGGTGCAACTCATACTTCTGCTGTACCTGTTCAAGATGGTTTTGTATTGACGCAAGCTATTGTAAAATCTCCTCTTGGCGGAGATTATATAAGTATGCAATGTAGACAATTTTTGCAG GACAATGACATTGATTTGTCACCCTCTTACATGGTGGGCAGTAAAGAAGTAGTAAAAGATCATGATAAACCACGATGGGTGAAAAAGAAGGGCTTACCTGAAGTTACTAAATCCTGGCATAATTACATGGTAAAGAAACTTATTCAGGATTTTCAAGCTACTGTATTACAAGTTTCAGAAACACCGTACGATGAAAAAATAGTCTCTACAATACCCTCTGTACAATACGAATTTCCCACTGGTTATCATCAG GATTTTGGAAGTGAACGATTCCGCATACCAGAAGCATTATTTGATCCTAGTATGGTTCAAATGCGTGGTGGAATGGTTGGCAATACTATGTTAGGTGTAGGTCATATTGTTACAACTAGTGTTGGCATGTGCGATGTAGATGTAAGACCAGCACTTTACGGTAGTGTAGTTGTTACTGGTGGTAATTCATTTATACAG gGTTTCCCCGAGCGTCTTAATAGAGATTTATCTATGAGAATACCATCCAGTATgagattgaaattaataagtGCAAATGGTTGTGCAGAACGAAGATTTGGAGCGTGGATTGGAGGTTCAATATTAGCTTCGATAGGTACGTTTCAACAAATGTGGATATCCAGTCAAGAATATGAAGAAAGTGGTAAAAATCAAGTGGAAAGAAAATGTCCTTGA
- the LOC124954540 gene encoding actin-like protein 6B isoform X2, translated as MLYGGDEIGALVFDLGHHSLRVGYAQEDTPKAEIPAVVGIGEDANSTATKTEPMDIDDKKPDSNITQSGTKYYIDTTILHVPRKNMEVVSYMKDGMIEDWDHFEKVLDYTYSKVIQSDAEYHPVLFSESPWNVRSKREKLTELMFEKYNVPAYFLVKNAVLAAFANGRATGIVVDSGATHTSAVPVQDGFVLTQAIVKSPLGGDYISMQCRQFLQDNDIDLSPSYMVGSKEVVKDHDKPRWVKKKGLPEVTKSWHNYMVKKLIQDFQATVLQVSETPYDEKIVSTIPSVQYEFPTGYHQDFGSERFRIPEALFDPSMVQMRGGMVGNTMLGVGHIVTTSVGMCDVDVRPALYGSVVVTGGNSFIQGFPERLNRDLSMRIPSSMRLKLISANGCAERRFGAWIGGSILASIGTFQQMWISSQEYEESGKNQVERKCP; from the exons ATGTTATACGGAGGAGATGAAATTGGAGCCTTAGTATTTGACTTAGGACATCATTCTTTGCGAGTTGGATATGCTCAGGAGGATACGCCAAAGGCTGAAATACCAGCAGTGGTAGGTATAGGAGAAGATGCAAATAGTACAGCTACCAAAACCGAACCTATGGacattgatgataaaaaacCAGATAGCAATATTACACAATCAGGGACCAAATATTACATCGACACAACGATTCTTCATGTCCCACGTAAAAATATGGAAGTTGTAAGCTATATGAAGGATGGTATGATCGAAGATTGGgatcattttgaaaaa GTATTGGATTATACATACTCTAAGGTTATTCAATCCGATGCAGAATATCATCCGGTATTATTTTCTGAATCTCCATGGAATGTGCgtagtaaaagagaaaaattaactGAATTAAtgttcgaaaaatataatgtaccagcatattttcttgtaaaaaaTGCTGTACTAGCTGCATTTGCAAATGGCAGAGCAACTGGTATCGTTGTTGATAGTGGTGCAACTCATACTTCTGCTGTACCTGTTCAAGATGGTTTTGTATTGACGCAAGCTATTGTAAAATCTCCTCTTGGCGGAGATTATATAAGTATGCAATGTAGACAATTTTTGCAG GACAATGACATTGATTTGTCACCCTCTTACATGGTGGGCAGTAAAGAAGTAGTAAAAGATCATGATAAACCACGATGGGTGAAAAAGAAGGGCTTACCTGAAGTTACTAAATCCTGGCATAATTACATGGTAAAGAAACTTATTCAGGATTTTCAAGCTACTGTATTACAAGTTTCAGAAACACCGTACGATGAAAAAATAGTCTCTACAATACCCTCTGTACAATACGAATTTCCCACTGGTTATCATCAG GATTTTGGAAGTGAACGATTCCGCATACCAGAAGCATTATTTGATCCTAGTATGGTTCAAATGCGTGGTGGAATGGTTGGCAATACTATGTTAGGTGTAGGTCATATTGTTACAACTAGTGTTGGCATGTGCGATGTAGATGTAAGACCAGCACTTTACGGTAGTGTAGTTGTTACTGGTGGTAATTCATTTATACAG gGTTTCCCCGAGCGTCTTAATAGAGATTTATCTATGAGAATACCATCCAGTATgagattgaaattaataagtGCAAATGGTTGTGCAGAACGAAGATTTGGAGCGTGGATTGGAGGTTCAATATTAGCTTCGATAGGTACGTTTCAACAAATGTGGATATCCAGTCAAGAATATGAAGAAAGTGGTAAAAATCAAGTGGAAAGAAAATGTCCTTGA